The Suncus etruscus isolate mSunEtr1 chromosome 14, mSunEtr1.pri.cur, whole genome shotgun sequence genome contains a region encoding:
- the LOC126027908 gene encoding mitochondrial ornithine transporter 2-like — MKSNPVIQATIDLTSGAIGGTACVLTGQPFDTIKVKMQTFPNLYKGFIDCFLKTYSQVGFWGFYRGTSPALMAYVAENAVLFMSYGFCQQFVRNMVGLDRQSKLSDLQNASAGSLASAFAALVLCPTELVKCRLQAMYEMEISGKIAKSHVTVWSVVKTIFRKEGLMGFYHGFTSTLLQEVPGYFCFFGSYEVSRSFFASGTSKDDLGPFHLMISGGIAGVCLWAVVFPVDCIKSRIQVLSMSGKQAGFTRTLLSIVRNEGALTLYSGMKATMIRAFPANAVLILAYEYSRKMMMSQFEAE, encoded by the coding sequence ATGAAGTCTAACCCGGTGATCCAAGCCACTATAGACCTCACATCAGGGGCCATCGGAGGTACAGCGTGTGTCCTGACAGGGCAGCCCTTCGACACAATAAAAGTGAAGATGCAGACGTTCCCCAACCTGTACAAGGGATTCATCGACTGCTTCCTGAAGACTTACTCTCAagttggcttttggggcttctaCAGGGGAACCAGTCCGGCACTGATGGCCTACGTGGCTGAGAACGCAGTCCTCTTTATGAGCTATGGCTTCTGTCAACAGTTTGTGAGGAACATGGTTGGACTGGACAGGCAGTCAAAGCTGAGTGACCTGCAGAATGCAAGTGCTGGTTCCCTTGCCTCTGCCTTTGCTGCGCTGGTGCTGTGTCCCACTGAGCTTGTCAAGTGCCGGCTGCAGGCCATGTATGAAATGGAGATATCAGGGAAGATAGCAAAAAGCCACGTTACTGTTTGGTCCGTCGTGAAGACTATCTTTAGAAAGGAGGGCCTCATGGGTTTCTACCATGGATTCACTAGTACTTTACTTCAAGAAGTACCaggatatttttgcttttttggtagCTATGAGGTCAGCCGATCATTTTTTGCTTCAGGGACCTCAAAAGATGACCTTGGCCCTTTCCATTTGATGATAAGTGGTGGGATTGCTGGAGTTTGTCTTTGGGCTGTTGTATTTCCAGTGGATTGTATTAAATCCAGAATTCAGGTTCTTTCCATGTCTGGGAAACAGGCAGGATTTACCCGAACTCTCTTAAGTATTGTGAGAAATGAAGGAGCTTTAACCCTATATTCTGGAATGAAAGCTACTATGATTCGAGCATTCCCTGCCAATGCGGTACTAATTTTGGCCTATGAATACAGCAGGAAGATGATGATGAGCCAGTTTGAAGCAGAATAA